The nucleotide sequence GGCCGACCCTTGTGCAACCGCCTGGCTCTTCATGGCCTTCAGTCCTGCGCAGCCATGGCCTGATTGACCACGCTCGCGTCGATGAATGAGGCCGGATCAGGCTGTTTGGACAGCTTGCCGGACTTCATCAGGAAGGAAGCCGTATCCCGGGTGCTGGTATACAGCGACTCCGGGGCATCGCTTTTGTTCATTGCCTTCTGATTGAGTTTTTCGCCGAAAAACCGAGTGCCCTTGAGCGACAACTCGTATTCCTTGGGCTTCAGGTCGACATGCGGCGCCATGATCGCGGCAGCCTCTTGCGGATGGGCATTGATGAACCGGACCACCGCAAACCAGGCCTTGGCGATGGCCTTGTACTGCTCGGGATTGGCCTTGAGGGACTTTTGCTGCGCCACCAGCAGGTCCGGAATCAGCCCCGGCGCCGACGCACTGGTAAACAACGCATGGCCTTTGCCGTGCTGCTGAATACGGTTGATCCAGGGGTTCCACACACCGGCTGCCGCGACCCGCCCGGCCATCAACGCCGAGGCCGCACTGCCGGTGGTCATGCTCACGATATTGCTGTCGTCGATGTTGAGCCCGTGTCGCTTGAACGCGGTGTAGGCCAGATAGTTTTCGATCGAATAACGCTCGAAGGCAACGGTCTTGCCCTTGAGTTGCTTGAGGCTCTGGATGCCGGGCTTGGCCATGAATGCATCGTTGCCGGCCGAGTTATCGGTCACCAGTACGACCTTGAGCGGGACGCCCTTCTCGATCGGGGCGAGCGTATCGATCAGGGCCTGACTGTTGGCATCCAGCTTGTCGGCGGCCAGCGCCTGGACCGAATCGATATACGACGGAAAC is from Salinisphaera sp. LB1 and encodes:
- a CDS encoding ABC transporter substrate-binding protein, which codes for MRKLFRYMLIVLTLGIGIQVAAPAMAKGPITIGISDWPGWVAWYVAEQKGYFKKYGANVKLVWFPSYIDSVQALAADKLDANSQALIDTLAPIEKGVPLKVVLVTDNSAGNDAFMAKPGIQSLKQLKGKTVAFERYSIENYLAYTAFKRHGLNIDDSNIVSMTTGSAASALMAGRVAAAGVWNPWINRIQQHGKGHALFTSASAPGLIPDLLVAQQKSLKANPEQYKAIAKAWFAVVRFINAHPQEAAAIMAPHVDLKPKEYELSLKGTRFFGEKLNQKAMNKSDAPESLYTSTRDTASFLMKSGKLSKQPDPASFIDASVVNQAMAAQD